ATGGTGACGCCGCCAGCCGAGGCGGTCAGCGCGGCGGCGGTGCCGTCCGTGATCGCGTCGCACGTTACGAGCCACGTGCGGGTATGGGAGACCTTGCCATCCTTGATCGAGGATCGGCGGCGGTCGAATCGTTCGGCTACGTCGGTGACTGGCATGTCTTCCCCTTTAGGCGACCGATAGGAGGTCGCGGGTGGCTTCGGTGTTCATGAACTGCGCGATCGCGTGGCCGCGGATCTGCGATGACCTGCTGTCGGAGTGGCCGAGCCGGCGAGCGGCTTCCGCGGCGGACGTGCCTTCCAGGTAGATCATCACCGACCTATGGCGCCGGCGGTTGCCGCCCATCATCCAAGTTCGGCCGCGATGGCCCGCGCCGTAGCCACGTCCGCCTCGGCGTAGTCCAGCGTCTGGTCGACCGTCCGGTGGCCCAGCAGGACCCGCGCCGCCTCCAGCCCCTTTTCCCGGCGGATCGCCGTCGCGTGTAGGTGCCGCAGTTGGTGCGGGTGCCAGTACTGCGCGACGGCGAGCGTGCCCGCCACAGTTGCTGCTCGCATCGCGTAACGCAGCGCCCGATGATAGCTCCGCGAGTTATAGCGACCGCTGCCCGCTGGCGACCCGGCCCGACGGGTTGGGCAGGTCTTCGGATGCCCGCACTCGCCATCGCTCGCAGACTTGTCGCTCAGCCGCCGCTCGGCCATCGCTTGTGCTGGTGAGAACACCCACGCCTGCGGGTCGTGGGGCCGCAGGAACGGGCCGAGGACAGCCCGGCCCCGCGGGCCGATACACACGACGCGGCGTTGCCCGCGGTACGCCGTCTTGTGCGTCGCAGGGGCGTAAAGCCACACCGCCGCCGCAGCTCCGCCGCCGCGATCGACGTCGGCCGTTCGCAGGGCGCACAACTCGCCCGACCGCATCCCGGTCAGCCGCTGCAGCCGGACCATCGCCCGCAGCGTCGGCGGCAGGTACGGCAGGACCGCCTCGACGTGTGCGTCGGGGACCGGCCTCACCGGCGCCGTCTCCCGCGCGCCCGAGCGGCCGCGCCGCAGCGGCTCGACCGCCGCCAGGGCCGTCAGCACGCTCGGCGCGACGAGCTGCTCCGACACCGCCCAGCGGAAAGCCCGCTTAACGCAGGCGACCCGCTGGTTCACGACGTTGCGGCACAGGTCGTCGGCAACCAGCGCAGCACGCACCGCGCGTAGGGCAAGCGGGCCGAACGCCGCCGCCGCCGTCTGCCCGTATAGCGCGCACAGCGCCTTCGCACCGGCCTCCAGCGGTCCCAGCCCCGCGCTCGCCCGCCCCGTCGCCGCGTCGACGTAGTACGTGCGGGCCCACCGCAGGTACGCCGCCGCAAGCGACGCCACCGTGAACACATCCCCTGCGGCAGAAGCCCGTGATGACTGGGGCAGTTGGCCGGTGGCGAGCCACTCGCCGAGCGTGCAGCGATATCGCTCGTGGCTCACGGGCGAGTTGGCTCGCCCGAGATAGACCATGCGCCCCGCCAGCCGCACGTACCCGAGGTTCTTCGCCCGGTGCACGCGGTAGGCCGGGACAGATGCCGAGGTGGCACGTGCTCGAACGCGCCCCTCTGCCGATCGGCGGACCGGTATCGCATCGTCGTTTCGGAACGCCCGGTGGGTCGCGGGAGTACCGCTCGCCACATCGGAACCCGGGGGGACGGCGGACGGCAAAGGTGGGTGCGGCTGGGCGAACATCGTCTCGTCCTCCGGGACCTGCTCGTTAGGGGTCGGCGTCTTATTTCACGTACAGGCGGTCCTCGGCGACCGTCAGCGTCGCGCCGTCGGGCAGGTCCCCGG
The nucleotide sequence above comes from Tepidisphaeraceae bacterium. Encoded proteins:
- a CDS encoding site-specific integrase; translation: MFAQPHPPLPSAVPPGSDVASGTPATHRAFRNDDAIPVRRSAEGRVRARATSASVPAYRVHRAKNLGYVRLAGRMVYLGRANSPVSHERYRCTLGEWLATGQLPQSSRASAAGDVFTVASLAAAYLRWARTYYVDAATGRASAGLGPLEAGAKALCALYGQTAAAAFGPLALRAVRAALVADDLCRNVVNQRVACVKRAFRWAVSEQLVAPSVLTALAAVEPLRRGRSGARETAPVRPVPDAHVEAVLPYLPPTLRAMVRLQRLTGMRSGELCALRTADVDRGGGAAAAVWLYAPATHKTAYRGQRRVVCIGPRGRAVLGPFLRPHDPQAWVFSPAQAMAERRLSDKSASDGECGHPKTCPTRRAGSPAGSGRYNSRSYHRALRYAMRAATVAGTLAVAQYWHPHQLRHLHATAIRREKGLEAARVLLGHRTVDQTLDYAEADVATARAIAAELG